One region of Ornithorhynchus anatinus isolate Pmale09 chromosome X5, mOrnAna1.pri.v4, whole genome shotgun sequence genomic DNA includes:
- the ORNANAV1R3254 gene encoding vomeronasal 1 receptor ornAnaV1R3254, with protein MGTLDISFGIAMLLQISIGASVNVFLLLFYIYVVSISHKFSSSDLIFAHLALANTIILLTNGIPETMSAWGLRNFLDDAECKIVMYLYRVARGLAICTTCLLSVFQAVTISPGTTRWAGVKSILPKCIIPSCVLFWVLGLLIDVNAVIYVTGPRNSTSVHVTFDLKYCVVTSLSAEAALANAVMVSFRDLFFVGIMGAASGYMMFVLHGHHRRVQHLHRPSHSPRVMPEVRAAKRVIALVTLYVILYGRQSIMLSVLLNRKEKSPLLVNIHMVLSFTFSTLSPFLVIHSDWRMRTFWKRDSPISQVDPL; from the coding sequence ATGGGCACCCTTGACATTTCCTTTGGGATTGCGATGCTCCTACAGATCAGCATCGGGGCTTCAGTGAATGTCTTCCTTCTCCTGTTTTATATCTATGTGGTCTCCATCAGCCACAAGTTCAGCTCTTCAGACTTGATCTTTGCCCACCTGGCCTtggccaacaccatcatccttctcacCAATGGAATCCCGGAGACCATGTCGGCCTGGGGACTGAGGAATTTCTTAGATGATGCCGAATGTAAAATCGTCATGTACCTTTACCGAGTGGCCCGGGGCCTGGctatctgcaccacctgccttctgagcgtcttccaggctgtcaccatcagtcCTGGCACCACCCGCTGGGCTGGAGTCAAATCCATATTACCCAAGTGCATCATCCCCTCCTGTGTCCTTTTCTGGGTCCTCGGTCTGCTGATCGACGTTAATGCGGTGATATACGTGACAGGCCCTCGGAACAGCACCAGTGTGCACGTCACGTTTGACCTTAAATATTGTGTGGTAACCTCTCTCAGTGCAGAAGCTGCCCTGGCAAACGCAGTTATGGTCTCCTTCCGAGACCTGTTCTTTGTGGGGATCATGGGCGCGGCCAGCGGTTACATGATGTTTGTCCTGCACGGACACCACCGGCGGGTCCAGCACCTTCACAGGCCCAGCCACTCCCCCAGGGTGATGCCCGAGGTCAGAGCGGCCAAGAGGGTCATTGCCCTGGTGACGCTTTATGTCATCCTCTATGGACGACAGTCAATCATGTTGAGTGTTTtactaaataggaaagagaagtcTCCTCTCTTGGTAAATATCCACATGGTGCTGTCATTCACCTTCTCCACCCTCAGTCCATTCCTGGTGATTCACAGTGACTGGAGGATGAGGACGTTTTGGAAAAGGGACTCTCCTATCTCTCAGGTGGATCCCTTGTAG
- the ORNANAV1R3253 gene encoding vomeronasal 1 receptor ornAnaV1R3253, which yields MDVIEISLGVVLLIQIISGISVNAFLLLFYTSTVSASHKFSSSDLIFAHLAMANTIILLTSGLLETMSAWGLRNFLNNIGCKILLYLYRVSRGLAICTTCLLSIFQAITISPGTSRWVGVKARLPKCIIPCCLFSWIFNLLLEMITPMNFTGPQNNSSVRYPLDLKYCSRVSLSATINQVVAVVLSTRDLLFVALMSVASGYMVYVLCRHHRRVQHLHRPGHSPRAMPEVTAAKRVVALVMLYVLLYGRQSITLSFILNMKESPPLLLNAHMVLSFTFSTLSPFLVIHSDRRMRIFVHRKSASSLDPS from the coding sequence ATGGATGTCATCGAGATCTCTCTTGGGGTCGTGCTGCTGATACAGATCATCTCTGGTATCTCAGTGAATGCCTTCCTCCTTTTGTTTTACACCAGCACAGTCTCTGCCAGCCACAAGTTTAGCTCCTCAGACCTGATCTTTGCCCACCTGGCCATGGCCAATACTATCATCCTTCTCACCAGTGGACTCCTAGAGACCATGTCAGCCTGGGGACTGAGAAATTTCCTTAACAATATCGGATGTAAAATCCTCTTGTACCTTTATCGAGTGTCCCGGGGCctggccatctgcaccacctgcctcctgagcatcttccaggccatcaccatcagtcccggCACCTCCCGCTGGGTAGGAGTCAAAGCCAGATTACCCAAGTGTATCATCCCCTGCTGCCTCTTCTCTTGGATCTTCAATCTGCTACTAGAAATGATTACGCCAATGAACTTCACTGGTCCCCAGAACAATAGCAGTGTTCGATACCCCCTGGACCTCAAATACTGCTCAAGGGTCAGCCTCAGTGCAACGATCAACCAGGTAGTCGCAGTTGTGCTTTCCACCAGAGATCTGCTGTTTGTGGCACTCATGAGtgtggccagtggctacatggtgtatGTCCTGTGCAGACACCACCGGCGGGTTCAACACCTTCACAGGCCTGGCCACTCCCCCAGGgcaatgcccgaggtcacagcggcCAAGAGGGTTGTTGCCCTGGTGATGCTCTATGTCCTCCTCTATGGGAGACAGTCGATCACACTGAGTTTTATATTGAACATGAAAGAAAGTCCCCCTCTGTTGTTGAATGCCCACATGGTGCTATCATTCACCTTCTCCACCCTCAGTCCGTTCCTGGTGATTCACAGTGACCGGCGGATGAGAATTTTTGTCCATAGGAAATCTGCTTCCAGCTTAGATCCCTCTTAG